GGAGACGGTACAAGAAAGGCCGGCACCCCCCGCGCCGTTATCTCCGCAAGGGCCGTGGCCCCTGCCCTGCTGATGATCAGATCCGCAATGGCAAGAGCCGCCGGCATATCATGCAGGTAGGGCATCAGCAGTATCCCCGGAAGCGATTCTCCCCCTATCTTTTCCTTCACCCATCCGTAATATGAATTTCCCGTGATGTACAGAAGCTGGCTTCCCGAAGGAAGACCACCACGCGTGACAAGGTCAACCATGACCTCGTTCATTCTGAGAGCCCCCTGGCTGCCACCCACGACCAGGATGGTCCTTTTACGTGGATCAAGGCCTTCAAACCGTTCAAAGCCTTCTTCACGTGTCAGATCAACCACCTCACCGGCCCGTGGATTTCCGGTAAGTACCACTCTTTTATCCTTGAAATGAACACGGGAAGCCTCGAAAGAAATGCAGATCCTGTCGGCCCAACGTGCCAGTATTCTGTTGGTTCGGCCAGGTATAACGTTCTGCTCATGAATGACGATCGGCCGCCGTCTCATTCTTGAAGCCAGAACGGCCGGCCCGGCCACGTATCCCCCGGTGCCGACAACAACATCGGGCTCGAAATCTCTGACAATCTCGAGGGATTGTTTGATACTCCGGCATAGATCGACCGTTGCTCCCCACAATTCTGCCGGGGGATATTTTTTGAAAGCCCGCACCGTTATTTCTTTCAGGTTGAAACCGGCCTCCGGGACAATTTTTTTTTCCAATCCCCGCGCTGTTCCCACGAACAGGATCTCGGCATCCTGCCTTTTTTTCCGGATGTAGCGAGCCAGTGCCAGGCCGGGGTAAATATGCCCTCCCGTTCCCCCGCCACAGATCAAAATGCGCATTTTTGTCCTTTCTCTTACCCTTATTGATTGGCATATCTGGATATATTCAACAGAATGCCGATACCGCAGAGGTTGAAAAATAACGAACTTCCTCCGGCACTGATCAGGGGGAGGTTCAGCCCCGTGACCGGAAGGCTACCGGTTACCACACCGATATTTATCAAGGCCTGGGCACCGATCATGAATGTGATCCCCGCCGCCAACAAGCCTCCAAAAAGATCCGGTGACGACAGTGCCACCTTCATCCCCCTCCATACCAGGATGAAGAAGAGGAGAATAACCGCCGTCGCCCCCACGAAACCCAGTTCCTCCCCGATGATTGCGAATATAAAGTCGTTGTAGGGTTCCGGCAGATAGTACAGCTTCTGCCTGCTTCTT
Above is a genomic segment from Bacillota bacterium containing:
- the murG gene encoding undecaprenyldiphospho-muramoylpentapeptide beta-N-acetylglucosaminyltransferase encodes the protein MRILICGGGTGGHIYPGLALARYIRKKRQDAEILFVGTARGLEKKIVPEAGFNLKEITVRAFKKYPPAELWGATVDLCRSIKQSLEIVRDFEPDVVVGTGGYVAGPAVLASRMRRRPIVIHEQNVIPGRTNRILARWADRICISFEASRVHFKDKRVVLTGNPRAGEVVDLTREEGFERFEGLDPRKRTILVVGGSQGALRMNEVMVDLVTRGGLPSGSQLLYITGNSYYGWVKEKIGGESLPGILLMPYLHDMPAALAIADLIISRAGATALAEITARGVPAFLVPSPNVAHNHQYFNARLLEGEGAARIMMEKDFTAVRLAGMMEEMFGAPEKLKEMARKSRGMGTPDAASRMYRCLLEAMEQ